A single window of Malus sylvestris chromosome 5, drMalSylv7.2, whole genome shotgun sequence DNA harbors:
- the LOC126623423 gene encoding KH domain-containing protein At4g18375 produces MGETGKRYRSQRDHDGGNKNQKRRFNDRDEKGSDELVVYRILCPDGVIGSVIGKSGKVINLIRQDTRAKIKVVDPFPGAKDRVITIYSYVKDKEEVEVDDEFSDREPLCAAQDALLRVHSAISNALASVGDSDKRRRDSREDCQILVPSSQSANIIGKAGSTIKKLRSKTRTNIKVVAKDATDPTHSCAMDFDNFLMINGESEAVKRALFAVSAIMYKFAPKEEISLETSVPMAPPSIIIPSDVPIYQPGGLYQSGDPIVSSRSVPPIIGATHLQDLQGYTDTGNTWPLYSSALPLVSGFGVASRSEELIVRVLCPFDKIGRVIGKGGGTIKSIRQGSGARIEVDDTKDRDECIISVTATESPDDLKSMAVEAVLLLQGKINDEDDDSVSIRLLVPSKVIGCIIGKSGSIINEIRKRTKADVRISKVDKPRGADANDELVEVAGDPSSLRDALIQIVLRLRDDVLKDRDDGLNTSGGAESLYSGGTGLSMPPVLPSVPPVTSMGYDQRAESGSGLGLLSSGSLYGYGSVSMGENGYGSMSSYPSKLYGGSALPPPSTLEMLVPANAVGKVMGKGGANIANIRKISGAMVEISESKSSRGDRVAHISGTPEQKRTAENLIKAFIMAP; encoded by the exons ATGGGGGAGACGGGTAAGCGGTATCGGTCGCAGAGAGACCACGATGGGGGAAACAAGAACCAAAAGAGACGATTCAATGACCGAGACGAAAAGGGTAGTGATGAATTGGTGGTTTATAGGATTCTATGCCCTGATGGGGTTATTGGGAGTGTTATTGGCAAGAGTGGGAAAGTGATCAACTTGATCCGGCAAGATACTAGAGCGAAAATCAAGGTTGTGGATCCCTTTCCGGGTGCAAAAGATAGGGTTATAACTATTTATAGCTATGTTAAGGATAAGGAAGAGGTTGAGGTTGATGATGAGTTCAGTGATAGGGAACCTTTGTGTGCTGCCCAGGATGCTCTTCTCAGAGTTCATTCTGCGATTTCAAATGCATTGGCTAGTGTTGGGGATTCGGATAAGAGACGGAGGGATAGTAGGGAAGACTGCCAAATTCTTGTTCCTTCTAGCCAGTCTGCAAATATTATTGGTAAGGCGGGGTCGACTATAAAGAAACTGAGGAGCAAGACGAGGACCAACATCAAGGTTGTTGCAAAAGATGCCACTGACCCAACACATTCGTGCGCTATGGACTTTGACAATTTTCTTATG ATAAACGGAGAATCAGAAGCAGTTAAAAGAGCATTATTTGCAGTTTCTGCAATTATGTACAAGTTTGCTCCGAAGGAAGAGATTTCTCTTGAGACATCGGTACCAATGGCCCCGCCAAGTATTATTATCCCATCAGATGTCCCTATTTATCAACCAGGTGGACTATATCAAAGTGGAGATCCTATTGTCTCTTCTAGATCTGTACCTCCAATCATAGGTGCTACACATTTACAGGATCTTCAGGGTTACACGGATACAGGGAATACATGGCCCCTGTATTCATCTGCCCTTCCTTTAGTTTCTGGTTTTGGCGTTGCCTCCCGATCTGAGGAGTTAATTGTGCGAGTACTGTGTCCCTTTGACAAGATTGGTCGTGTAATTGGCAAAGGTGGGGGCACCATTAAAAGCATAAGGCAGGGGAGTGGTGCTCGTATTGAGGTTGATGATACCAAGGACCGTGATGAGTGTATAATTAGTGTTACTGCAACAGAG TCACCCGATGATCTAAAATCTATGGCAGTGGAAGCTGTTCTTTTGCTGCAAGGGAAGataaatgatgaagatgatgactcTGTTTCCATTCGACTTCTTGTTCCATCTAAAGTTATTGGTTGCATTATTGGAAAAAGTGGTTCCATTATAAATGAAATCCGAAAGAGAACAAAAGCTGACGTCCGTATTTCAAAAGTTGATAAGCCTAGGGGTGCTGATGCTAATGATGAACTTGTTGAG GTGGCAGGAGATCCCAGTAGTTTGAGGGATGCGCTTATTCAGATTGTTCTAAGACTCCGAGACGATGTCTTGAAAGATAGAGATGATGGTCTTAACACCTCTGGTGGTGCTGAATCTCTGTACTCGGGTGGCACTGGTCTCTCAATGCCACCTGTCCTGCCTTCTGTCCCCCCAGTTACTTCGATGGGTTATGATCAGAGGGCTGAAAGTGGAAGTGGCTTGGGCCTGCTTTCTTCTGGTAGCCTCTATGGATATGGATCTGTGTCG aTGGGAGAAAATGGCTATGGATCCATGTCTTCGTATCCATCCAAGCTATATGGAGGGTCAGC GTTGCCACCCCCTTCCACACTTGAGATGCTAGTTCCTGCGAATGCAGTGGGTAAAGTGATGGGCAAAGGCGGGGCAAATATAGCCAATATTCGGAAG ATATCGGGAGCAATGGTAGAGATCTCTGAGTCCAAATCTTCCCGGGGTGATCGTGTTGCACATATATCTGGCACACCTGAACAGAAGCGTACAGCTGAGAACTTGATTAAGGCATTTATAATGGCCCCCTAA